A section of the Lepus europaeus isolate LE1 chromosome 10, mLepTim1.pri, whole genome shotgun sequence genome encodes:
- the SRC gene encoding proto-oncogene tyrosine-protein kinase Src, which yields MGSSKSKPRDASQRRRSLEPAESAHGGAGGAFPSTQTPNKPASADGHRGPSAAFAPAAAEPKLFGGFNSSDTVTSPQRAGPLAGGVTTFVALYDYESRTETDLSFKKGERLQIVNNTEGDWWLAHSLSTGQTGYIPSNYVAPSDSIQAEEWYFGKITRRESERLLLNAENPRGTFLVRESETTKGAYCLSVSDFDNAKGLNVKHYKIRKLDSGGFYITSRTQFSSLQQLVAYYSKHADGLCHRLTTVCPTSKPQTQGLAKDAWEIPRESLRLEVKLGQGCFGEVWMGTWNGTTRVAIKTLKPGTMSPEAFLQEAQVMKKLRHEKLVQLYAVVSEEPIYIVTEYMSKGSLLDFLKGETGKYLRLPQLVDMAAQIASGMAYVERMNYVHRDLRAANILVGENLVCKVADFGLARLIEDNEYTARQGAKFPIKWTAPEAALYGRFTIKSDVWSFGILLTELTTKGRVPYPGMVNREVLDQVERGYRMPCPPECPESLHDLMCQCWRKEPEERPTFEYLQAFLEDYFTSTEPQYQPGENL from the exons ATGGGCAGCAGCAAGAGCAAGCCCAGGGACGCGAGCCAGCGGCGCCGCAGCCTGGAGCCGGCCGAGAGCGCCCACGGAGGGGCCGGCGGCGCCTTTCCCAGCACGCAGACCCCCAACAAGCCGGCCTCCGCCGACGGCCACCGCGGCCCCAGCGCAGCCTTCGCCCCTGCCGCCGCCGAGCCCAAACTCTTCGGGGGCTTCAACTCTTCGGACACCGTCACCTCCCCGCAGAGGGCCGGGCCGCTGGCTG GCGGGGTGACCACCTTCGTGGCCCTCTACGACTATGAGTCCCGGACGGAGACCGACCTGTCCTTCAAGAAGGGGGAGCGGCTGCAGATCGTCAACAACAC GGAGGGAGACTGGTGGCTGGCCCACTCGCTCAGCACGGGACAGACCGGCTACATCCCCAGCAACTACGTGGCACCCTCCGACTCCATCCAGGCCGAGGA gtggTACTTCGGCAAGATTACCAGGCGGGAGTCAGAGCGGTTACTGCTCAACGCAGAAAACCCAAGAGGGACCTTCCTGGTGCGCGAGAGTGAGACCACGAAAG GAGCCTACTGCCTGTCAGTGTCGGACTTTGACAATGCCAAGGGCCTCAACGTGAAGCACTACAAGATCCGCAAGCTGGACAGCGGCGGCTTCTACATCACCTCCCGCACGCAATTCAGCAGCCTGCAGCAGCTCGTGGCCTACTACTCCA AGCACGCCGACGGCCTGTGCCACCGCCTCACCACCGTGTGCCCCACGTCCAAGCCGCAGACTCAGGGCCTGGCCAAGGACGCCTGGGAGATCCCCCGCGAGTCGCTGCGGCTGGAGGTcaagctgggccagggctgcttCGGCGAGGTGTGGATGG GGACCTGGAACGGCACCACCAGGGTGGCCATCAAAACCCTGAAGCCCGGCACCATGTCCCCGGAGGCCTTCCTGCAGGAGGCGCAGGTCATGAAGAAGCTGCGGCACGAGAAGCTGGTGCAGCTGTACGCCGTGGTGTCCGAGGAGCCCATTTACATCGTCACGGAGTACATGAGCAAGG GGAGCTTGCTGGACTTCCTCAAGGGAGAGACGGGCAAGTACCTCCGGCTGCCGCAGCTGGTGGACATGGCTGCGCAG ATCGCCTCAGGCATGGCGTACGTGGAGCGGATGAACTACGTGCACCGGGACCTCCGAGCCGCCAACATCCTGGTGGGGGAGAACCTGGTGTGCAAGGTGGCTGACTTCGGGCTGGCCCGGCTCATCGAAGACAACGAGTACACGGCCCGGCAAG gTGCCAAGTTCCCCATCAAGTGGACAGCTCCGGAGGCTGCACTCTATGGCCGGTTCACCATCAAGTCAGACGTGTGGTCCTTTGGCATCCTGCTGACGGAGCTCACCACAAAGGGACGGGTGCCCTACCCTG GGATGGTGAACCGCGAGGTGCTGGACCAGGTGGAGCGGGGCTACCGGATGCCCTGCCCGCCCGAGTGCCCCGAGTCCCTGCATGACCTCATGTGCCAGTGCTGGCGGAAGGAGCCGGAGGAGCGGCCCACCTTCGAGTACCTGCAGGCCTTCCTGGAGGACTACTTCACGTCCACCGAGCCCCAGTACCAGCCCGGAGAGAACCTATAG